The Candidatus Omnitrophota bacterium genome has a window encoding:
- a CDS encoding DUF58 domain-containing protein: MLPKEVLRKIRRIEITTSRLVTDFLAGQYESVFKGRGMEFDEVREYQPGDEIRSIDWNVTARIGSPFVKKYVEERQLTVMILLDASSSSSFGTTKRFKKELAAEVSAVLAFAAIQNNDRVGLIIFTDRIEKFVPPRKGLHHVLRVVREALYFTPKGKGTDLAGALRYLDNVIRRRAVTFVISDFFADDFKKPLSIANKKHDVVAITITDPREGHLPDAGIIELADAESGRPYVIDTSSAKVREKYAKKASQMQSERTRLFGSVGVDHIDISTDKSYIEEFIKFFRMRKRRM; encoded by the coding sequence ATGCTGCCGAAGGAAGTATTACGCAAAATACGGCGCATTGAAATAACGACCTCGAGGCTGGTCACGGACTTTCTCGCCGGCCAGTATGAAAGCGTATTCAAAGGCCGTGGCATGGAGTTTGACGAGGTAAGGGAATACCAGCCCGGCGATGAGATACGCTCCATAGACTGGAACGTTACGGCGCGCATCGGTTCACCTTTTGTAAAGAAGTACGTCGAAGAGCGTCAGCTTACCGTAATGATCCTGCTCGACGCCTCAAGCTCCTCAAGCTTCGGAACTACCAAAAGATTCAAGAAAGAACTCGCCGCTGAAGTATCGGCGGTCCTGGCATTTGCCGCCATACAGAATAACGACCGCGTGGGCTTGATAATATTTACGGACAGGATTGAGAAGTTTGTCCCGCCCAGAAAAGGCCTTCATCACGTTCTAAGGGTGGTAAGGGAAGCTTTGTATTTTACCCCTAAAGGCAAAGGGACCGATCTTGCCGGGGCGCTGCGCTACTTGGATAATGTTATAAGGCGCAGGGCCGTCACATTTGTAATCTCGGATTTCTTCGCGGATGATTTCAAAAAACCTCTCTCCATAGCTAACAAAAAACATGATGTCGTCGCCATTACCATAACCGATCCCAGGGAAGGCCATCTGCCGGACGCGGGCATAATCGAACTCGCAGACGCCGAAAGCGGAAGACCCTATGTGATCGATACCTCAAGCGCTAAAGTCAGAGAAAAATACGCGAAAAAAGCGAGCCAGATGCAAAGTGAGAGGACGAGATTATTCGGATCCGTCGGAGTGGACCACATAGATATAAGTACCGATAAATCATACATAGAAGAATTTATAAAATTTTTCCGGATGAGAAAGAGGCGCATGTAG
- a CDS encoding AAA family ATPase — protein MVGTSVEAINEKVKKESDFVNKLLAEMEKVIVGQRYLLERLLVGLLANGHILIEGVPGLAKTLSVKVLAQAIKTKFQRIQFTPDLLPADLIGTLIYSPKDGLFTTKKGPIFANIILADEINRAPAKVQSALLEAMQERQVTIGENTYKLDEPFLVLATQNPIEHEGTYPLPEAQVDRFMLKLKIEYPNKEEEHKIMKRMAVTDKKLTVAAVVTPDEIIKARKVVDEIYIDERIEKYIIDIVFATRDPNAYRLKELVGLIQYGASPRASIYLSMAAKAYAFLQGRGYVVPQDIKTIGMDVLRHRIIASYEAEAEDKNSEDIIKKIFEEVKVP, from the coding sequence GGTGGGGACGTCAGTAGAAGCGATAAATGAGAAGGTAAAGAAAGAGAGCGATTTTGTAAATAAACTTCTTGCCGAAATGGAGAAGGTGATAGTAGGCCAAAGATATTTATTGGAGAGGCTGCTCGTGGGCCTTCTGGCAAACGGCCACATTCTGATAGAAGGAGTACCGGGACTTGCCAAGACATTGTCGGTCAAGGTGCTTGCCCAGGCAATAAAGACCAAATTTCAGAGAATACAGTTTACACCCGATCTTTTACCTGCGGATCTAATAGGAACTCTTATATACAGTCCGAAGGACGGTTTATTTACGACCAAGAAAGGCCCCATATTTGCCAATATAATTTTAGCCGATGAAATAAACAGGGCCCCCGCGAAAGTACAGAGCGCTTTACTCGAAGCCATGCAGGAAAGACAGGTGACTATAGGCGAAAATACTTATAAACTCGATGAGCCGTTTCTTGTTCTGGCGACGCAGAACCCAATAGAACACGAAGGCACATATCCGCTGCCTGAAGCCCAGGTGGACCGCTTCATGTTGAAATTAAAGATAGAGTACCCGAACAAGGAAGAAGAGCACAAGATAATGAAGCGTATGGCGGTTACGGATAAAAAACTCACTGTGGCAGCGGTGGTTACTCCGGACGAGATAATAAAAGCGCGTAAAGTGGTCGATGAAATTTATATAGACGAAAGAATCGAGAAATATATTATCGACATAGTATTCGCCACCAGAGATCCTAACGCATACAGGCTTAAAGAGCTGGTTGGGCTTATCCAGTATGGCGCGTCCCCCCGCGCAAGCATATACCTATCGATGGCCGCAAAGGCTTACGCGTTTTTACAGGGACGCGGTTATGTTGTTCCGCAGGATATAAAGACTATCGGCATGGACGTATTAAGGCACCGCATAATCGCAAGCTATGAGGCGGAGGCGGAAGACAAGAACTCCGAAGATATTATAAAAAAGATTTTTGAGGAAGTAAAAGTACCGTAA